The Parambassis ranga chromosome 1, fParRan2.1, whole genome shotgun sequence genome includes a region encoding these proteins:
- the LOC114436986 gene encoding zinc finger protein 287-like, with translation MNPQLTRTKRPPCVPNPHGDEAALFFQEALVAAIHEAFEVAVGIAVEEVKTRVGQATSDIYEELRRENESLKQRLQRAEALLDKRGGSSPTPNKHIYCKARKRTDRPPQPNQINPKPAVSSVRGCTGVTGESPAAHSGARQPQQTASSDGGAQSDSEAASDPEDEQTKEPTRVCVVKVQQRNPPCPDPGAQRCHPPPSHAAINGTLEQVAVKQERLEDEEEVEMDGSSCCLDSIKMEDFSFERMSVVQSKMLEDWKPDVLDIQSQDSNTQDHPSEPPTSLPSPTDIPSLSSEFPNIFQLAEPASVSEAPSQVYGVHPQASRNQSHTAATLYACKSCGETFHLPSLLRRHHGHCKQRLQQHCPQPIPGSKRPRLQLYPPGFSPFRCAECNREFNRMENLKTHLRIHTGERPYTCSVCSKCFRHSGALTRHFRIHTGEKPYVCGQCGKSFRNCGGLKFHQRSHINQVLGALNC, from the exons ATGAACCCGCAGCTGACCCGAACTAAAAGGCCTCCGTGTGTGCCGAACCCACACGGAGACGAGGCTGCGCTGTTTTTCCAGGAGGCGCTTGTTGCTGCGATACACGAGGCGTTTGAGGTGGCTGTGGGGATCGCAGTTGAGGAGGTGAAAACGCGCGTAGGTCAGGCGACGAGCGACATCTACGAGGAGCTGCGACGAGAGAACGAGTCCCTCAAACAAAGGCTGCAGAGAGCCGAGGCTTTGCTGGATAAAAGAGGCGGCAGCAGCCCTACTCCCAACAAACACATCTACTGTAAGGCAAGGAAACGTACGGACCGACCACCGCAGCCGAATCAAATAAACCCCAAACCTGCAGTGAGCAGTGTGCGCGGCTGTACCGGGGTTACAGGTGAGTCTCCTGCAGCTCACAGCGGTGCGCGTCAGCCGCAGCAGACAGCCAGCAGTGATGGGGGGGCTCAGAGCGACAGTGAGGCAGCTTCAGATCCAGAAGACGAACAAACTAAAG AGCCCACACGTGTATGTGTGGTGAAGGTACAACAAAGGAACCCACCATGTCCAGACCCAGGAGCCCAACGCTGCCATCCACCACCATCACACGCCGCCATTAACGGGACACTAGAGCAGGTTGCTGTAAAGCAGGAGAGGctagaagatgaagaagaggtggAGATGGATGGTTCCTCTTGCTGTTTGGACTCCATAAAAATGGAGGATTTTAGCTTTGAACGTATGTCAGTGGTCCAGTCTAAAATGCTGGAGGATTGGAAGCCAGATGTGCTGGATATTCAGAGCCAGGACTCAAACACTCAGG ATCACCCCTCAGAGCCTCCCACTAGCCTCCCATCACCCACCGATATTCCGTCCCTCTCTTCAGAGTTTCCAAACATCTTCCAGCTGGCAGAACCAGCTTCTGTTTCAGAAGCCCCTTCACAGGTTTACGGAGTCCATCCCCAGGCCAGCCGCAACCAAAGCCACACCGCCGCCACCCTCTACGCCTGCAAATCCTGCGGTGAGACCTTCCACCTGCCCAGCTTGCTGCGTCGCCACCATGGCCACTGCAAGCAGAGACTACAGCAGCACTGTCCTCAGCCCATACCGGGAAGCAAAAGGCCCCGGCTGCAACTCTACCCACCGGGCTTCAGCCCCTTCCGCTGTGCCGAGTGCAACCGAGAGTTCAACCGCATGGAGAACCTTAAGACCCACCTGCGCATCCACACAGGAGAGAGGCCGTACACCTGCTCGGTCTGCTCCAAGTGTTTCCGTCACTCCGGGGCTTTAACGAGGCATTTCCGCATACACACCGGGGAGAAGCCTTACGTCTGTGGACAGTGTGGGAAATCTTTCAGAAACTGTGGGGGGCTCAAATTCCACCAGCGCTCCCATATCAACCAG GTTTTAGGGGCTCTTAACTGTTAA